One window of the Rhodothermales bacterium genome contains the following:
- a CDS encoding right-handed parallel beta-helix repeat-containing protein translates to MIRLVLSCLFFVMAPALLAHAQSIDTVPLTPGMIIERSVTITPGHYVIPADSTGAIIIRGDGIEVDFGGAVLDGAPQGTLPDAFFGTGIRVEGGADIIIRNAVVRGYKVGLWAMDTPGIRITESDFSYNWRQRLKSTIEREHLDDWMSYHNNENDEWMRYGAALYLRRADGAQVDHVTVTGGQNALMLTEVNDGLFYNNTFTFNSSLGIGMYRSSRNRVQHNQFDWSVRGYSHGVYNRGQDSAAILLYEQSNENIFAYNSATHSGDGLFLWAGQTTMDTGQGGCNDNIIYGNDFSFAPTNGIEVTFSRNHIERNRMEGCWHGIWGGYSYDTAIIDNIFVDNDEHIAIEHGQDIHIEGNTFAGGELGLYAWERPTQPADWGYAEHRDVRSRDYTVVENTFDGVTKPFQVRQTTGVRLADNHLREFAELEMTGASGNWDVDQDAGGEVEREAGGPPRVAPPATIPGAMDVSWPEAHPWTREYILVDEWGPVDFRSPVLWPRSPRKDRVQEFELVGPPGRVSLVSASGVDSIAFHGGSVPGRATVWLADRDVVDLDIQLAFRGAEVVDRFGNVTPAGAPYRFGYRYFFVPITWDVAWFNYDESTDPREQPDAFRELIAGSPSVTATVQDLGYQWYRAPAEGIGQDHFATVATGRLSVPDGHYVMDLTSDDGVRVWVDGQLVHDDWTYHAPRLEQIGLDLGGTHEIRIEHFEITGYSTLVVSLQRVSGRDR, encoded by the coding sequence ATGATACGCCTGGTCCTGTCCTGCCTTTTCTTCGTCATGGCGCCCGCCCTGCTGGCACACGCCCAGTCGATCGATACGGTGCCGCTGACCCCGGGAATGATCATTGAACGCTCGGTCACGATCACGCCAGGCCACTATGTCATCCCCGCGGACAGTACCGGTGCCATCATCATCCGCGGAGACGGAATCGAGGTGGATTTCGGGGGCGCCGTCCTGGACGGCGCCCCGCAAGGAACGCTTCCGGATGCCTTCTTCGGCACGGGAATCCGCGTGGAGGGGGGGGCGGACATCATCATCCGGAATGCGGTGGTAAGGGGCTACAAGGTCGGCCTCTGGGCCATGGACACCCCCGGTATCCGGATTACGGAGAGTGACTTCAGCTACAACTGGCGGCAGCGTCTGAAAAGCACCATCGAACGGGAGCATCTGGATGATTGGATGAGCTACCACAACAACGAGAACGATGAGTGGATGCGGTATGGAGCCGCCCTTTATCTGCGGCGCGCGGACGGTGCACAGGTGGATCATGTGACCGTGACCGGCGGGCAGAATGCGCTGATGCTCACAGAGGTCAATGACGGGTTGTTCTACAACAATACGTTCACGTTCAACTCGTCGCTCGGAATCGGGATGTACCGGAGCAGTCGCAATCGTGTACAGCACAACCAATTCGACTGGAGTGTGCGGGGATACAGCCACGGCGTCTACAACCGCGGGCAGGATTCGGCCGCCATCCTTCTGTACGAGCAGTCCAATGAGAATATCTTCGCTTACAATTCAGCCACCCACTCCGGAGATGGACTGTTCCTGTGGGCCGGACAGACCACCATGGATACGGGCCAGGGCGGGTGCAACGACAACATCATTTACGGGAATGATTTCTCCTTCGCCCCCACGAATGGCATCGAGGTGACCTTCAGCAGGAATCACATCGAGCGGAACCGGATGGAGGGGTGCTGGCACGGCATCTGGGGTGGCTACTCCTACGATACGGCCATCATCGACAATATTTTCGTGGACAACGATGAGCACATCGCCATCGAACACGGCCAGGATATCCACATTGAGGGCAATACCTTCGCAGGGGGCGAACTGGGTTTGTACGCCTGGGAACGCCCGACGCAACCGGCCGACTGGGGGTATGCGGAACACCGCGACGTCCGGAGTCGCGATTATACCGTGGTGGAGAACACCTTCGACGGCGTCACCAAACCTTTCCAGGTGCGGCAAACGACCGGGGTCCGCCTGGCAGACAATCACCTGAGGGAATTCGCGGAACTGGAGATGACGGGTGCAAGCGGGAACTGGGATGTGGACCAGGACGCCGGTGGGGAGGTGGAAAGGGAGGCAGGTGGCCCGCCCCGTGTGGCTCCTCCGGCCACGATTCCGGGAGCCATGGACGTTTCCTGGCCTGAGGCACATCCGTGGACGCGGGAATACATCCTGGTGGATGAATGGGGACCCGTTGATTTCCGGTCCCCTGTTCTGTGGCCCCGTTCACCCCGGAAAGATCGGGTCCAGGAATTCGAGCTCGTCGGGCCTCCCGGTCGGGTGAGCCTGGTGTCGGCCTCGGGCGTGGATTCCATTGCGTTCCATGGAGGGAGCGTCCCCGGACGCGCCACGGTATGGCTGGCGGACCGTGACGTCGTGGATCTGGATATCCAACTGGCGTTCCGCGGTGCTGAGGTGGTAGACAGATTCGGAAACGTGACACCCGCCGGCGCGCCATACCGGTTCGGCTACCGCTACTTTTTTGTACCCATCACATGGGATGTGGCCTGGTTCAATTATGACGAATCCACGGATCCACGTGAGCAGCCCGACGCTTTCCGGGAGTTGATAGCCGGTTCGCCATCCGTAACGGCCACGGTCCAGGACCTGGGATACCAGTGGTACCGCGCTCCTGCGGAGGGTATAGGGCAGGACCACTTTGCCACAGTGGCAACGGGCCGGTTGTCCGTGCCGGACGGACACTACGTCATGGATTTGACGAGTGACGACGGCGTCCGGGTGTGGGTCGACGGGCAACTCGTGCACGACGACTGGACGTATCATGCACCCCGGCTCGAACAGATCGGACTGGATCTGGGGGGAACGCACGAAATCCGCATTGAACACTTTGAAATCACGGGCTACTCGACGCTTGTCGTGTCCCTTCAACGTGTGTCGGGCCGGGATAGATGA
- a CDS encoding DUF2164 domain-containing protein yields the protein MSLELTDEAREEANASLRQYLLDEFDIEAGSLAADNLLDHIVTDIGPSIYNAGVRAVQEHLHARIAEVDLELNESEFPLSRRHRTP from the coding sequence ATGTCCCTGGAATTGACCGACGAGGCCCGCGAAGAGGCCAATGCGTCCCTCCGGCAGTACTTGCTGGACGAGTTCGACATTGAAGCCGGATCATTGGCAGCCGACAATCTGCTGGACCATATCGTCACGGACATTGGTCCCAGCATCTACAATGCCGGTGTGCGCGCCGTTCAGGAGCACCTGCATGCACGGATTGCCGAAGTGGACCTTGAACTCAATGAAAGCGAATTCCCGCTTTCAAGACGCCACAGGACGCCATGA
- a CDS encoding carbonic anhydrase yields the protein MIKAREALQLLREGNERFVNDQLSRCILTDDTKRIELVAGQEPFAIILGCSDSRVPAEIVFDQCLGDLFVIRVAGNIVGPSVTGSVEFAAEALGTRLVVVLGHSKCGLVSASLDDMQHPGVVRSPSVRSIEERVWPTIRTLKDANPDLDRDHLLEMAVRANVHASVRQLRQDSPILDGLIANDGLVIVGAEYALDTGVVTFFHE from the coding sequence ATGATAAAAGCCCGGGAAGCACTCCAACTCCTGCGGGAAGGCAACGAGCGGTTCGTCAACGACCAATTGTCCCGCTGCATCCTGACCGACGACACCAAACGCATTGAACTCGTGGCCGGACAGGAACCGTTCGCCATCATCCTGGGGTGTTCCGATTCCCGCGTTCCGGCTGAAATCGTGTTCGACCAGTGTTTGGGAGATCTGTTCGTCATCCGTGTGGCCGGCAACATCGTGGGCCCCTCGGTGACGGGAAGTGTCGAGTTCGCCGCAGAAGCCCTGGGAACGCGCCTGGTCGTGGTCCTTGGCCACTCGAAATGCGGCCTCGTATCGGCCTCCCTGGACGACATGCAGCATCCGGGCGTCGTACGCTCCCCGAGCGTGCGCTCCATCGAGGAACGGGTCTGGCCGACCATCCGGACCCTCAAGGATGCCAACCCGGACCTGGACCGCGATCATCTGCTGGAGATGGCGGTCCGGGCCAATGTGCATGCATCGGTCCGCCAGTTGCGACAGGATTCTCCCATCCTGGACGGTCTGATTGCGAATGACGGATTGGTGATCGTGGGGGCTGAATACGCGTTGGACACAGGCGTGGTGACCTTCTTCCATGAATGA
- a CDS encoding DUF5009 domain-containing protein: MNDRLDSLDALRGLTIASMLLVNNPGSWSHIYGPLAHAAWNGWTFTDLVFPFFLFMVGIAMMYSFPKRMAQGQSRRSLFGHVLRRALALMILGWWGASWSPVVFSDSSAVGGVLRVGYVVAVLSAVVLLAGTSHMRRWGVMLGVGILLFAVAASLLPPTDALLARLSGLRIPGVLVRIGWCYALASAIWFLTPTPRAIAWWIAGLLGAYAVWMMLIPVPGYGMPDLSRGFPTASTPPGELFSNWAFYIDYHVFGEHTWSYRQLYDDAGRLVWSFDPEGLISTVPATCSVLFGVLTGWWMRRDDMTSAERLNGLFVAGCLLLLAGLVFSIWMPINKRLWTSSYTVFTAGMALLSLGMLYWAIDMRGWRRWAYPWVAYGRNAIFAFVASGMMAVTLGQLRTPDGTWFTTAAWHALPGSPTFASMLFGLLFVAFWAVVAWQLDRVRIYLKI; this comes from the coding sequence ATGAATGACCGCCTGGACTCCCTCGATGCGCTCCGGGGATTGACCATCGCCTCCATGCTTCTGGTCAACAATCCCGGGTCATGGAGCCACATCTACGGGCCCCTTGCGCACGCGGCGTGGAATGGCTGGACCTTCACCGACCTTGTCTTCCCGTTCTTTCTGTTCATGGTGGGCATCGCCATGATGTATTCCTTCCCGAAGCGGATGGCCCAGGGGCAATCGAGGCGGTCACTGTTCGGGCACGTCCTGCGCCGCGCGCTGGCGCTCATGATCCTGGGCTGGTGGGGGGCATCGTGGTCCCCGGTGGTGTTCAGTGACAGCTCGGCGGTGGGCGGGGTACTTCGCGTCGGATATGTCGTGGCCGTTCTCAGTGCCGTCGTTCTGCTGGCAGGCACGTCCCATATGCGCCGTTGGGGGGTGATGCTGGGCGTGGGTATCCTCCTGTTCGCCGTGGCCGCCTCCCTGCTTCCGCCCACCGATGCGCTGCTGGCACGGCTGTCCGGACTGCGTATTCCCGGTGTCCTGGTTCGTATTGGCTGGTGTTATGCCCTGGCGAGCGCCATCTGGTTCCTGACACCAACCCCGCGGGCCATTGCCTGGTGGATTGCCGGACTCCTGGGCGCTTATGCCGTCTGGATGATGCTCATTCCGGTCCCCGGGTACGGCATGCCCGATCTTTCCCGGGGATTTCCGACCGCGTCGACCCCACCGGGCGAACTGTTCTCCAATTGGGCCTTCTACATCGACTACCACGTGTTCGGCGAACATACCTGGAGTTATCGTCAATTGTATGATGATGCAGGTCGACTGGTGTGGTCGTTCGACCCCGAGGGACTCATAAGCACCGTGCCGGCCACGTGCAGTGTGCTGTTCGGGGTGCTCACCGGCTGGTGGATGCGCCGCGACGACATGACGTCTGCCGAGCGCCTGAATGGGCTGTTCGTGGCGGGCTGCCTGCTGCTGTTGGCGGGCCTGGTGTTCAGCATCTGGATGCCCATCAACAAGCGGTTGTGGACCAGTTCGTATACCGTTTTCACTGCCGGAATGGCGCTCTTGTCGCTGGGTATGTTGTACTGGGCCATCGATATGCGCGGCTGGCGACGGTGGGCGTATCCGTGGGTCGCCTACGGGCGGAATGCGATTTTCGCATTCGTGGCATCGGGCATGATGGCCGTCACCCTGGGCCAACTCAGGACCCCTGACGGCACATGGTTCACGACCGCGGCCTGGCACGCCCTTCCTGGCTCGCCGACGTTCGCTTCCATGCTGTTCGGCCTGCTGTTCGTAGCCTTCTGGGCCGTTGTGGCCTGGCAACTTGACCGGGTCAGGATTTATCTCAAGATTTGA
- a CDS encoding Na/Pi cotransporter family protein yields MLGGVGLFLIGMKLLSDGLKAAAGSALHTVLERWTTSRISAFFSGLGITALIQSSSATTVATIGFVSAGLLTLNGSLGVIVGANVGTTSTGWLVSLLGFKVSVGALALPLIGMGALGNFLLHGRRAHLGMALAGFGIIFIGIDVLQTAMSGVATRVDLSDFGAGTVGEQLVLVLVGMGLTAIVQSSSVAIALTLTALASGAIGLHHAVFLVIGQNLGTTITAALAAVGASVPARRAATGHIIFNLVTGTLAFVLAAPLVDFTGWLTGGTQDMAIRIAAFHTTFNVLGAIVALPLLSALVWLVVHLVPDRTPSIARNLDKSLLLTPAVAIEAAHRALHNGLRQALHEPDRDALFALRADVRTVLEFIASLGHNVDDPELTKHRLDLVHAGDHLQRLTRARLDVPFPDADIPPFIREFQSAHALLDTDGTVSPAALDELRIRSQGQAEQRRTSREKTLEQTALGEVSPDAAQDRLLMEAWRDRVAYHAWRCAHHLSRPDTR; encoded by the coding sequence TTGTTGGGCGGAGTCGGGCTATTCCTGATCGGAATGAAGCTCCTGTCCGACGGCCTCAAGGCGGCGGCAGGCAGCGCCTTGCATACAGTCCTGGAGCGATGGACCACATCGCGTATTTCAGCCTTCTTCTCGGGCCTCGGCATTACGGCACTCATCCAGTCTTCGAGCGCTACCACGGTCGCTACCATCGGATTCGTGAGTGCGGGGCTCCTGACGCTGAACGGCTCTCTCGGGGTCATCGTGGGCGCAAACGTCGGCACGACGAGCACCGGATGGTTGGTCTCCCTCCTCGGGTTCAAGGTCAGTGTGGGTGCCCTGGCGCTCCCGCTGATCGGCATGGGAGCGCTGGGTAATTTCCTCCTTCACGGTCGACGCGCCCATTTGGGGATGGCGTTGGCCGGTTTCGGCATCATATTCATCGGTATTGACGTCCTCCAGACCGCCATGTCCGGTGTTGCCACGCGTGTGGATCTTTCTGATTTCGGCGCCGGCACCGTCGGAGAACAGTTGGTCCTGGTTCTGGTCGGCATGGGCCTGACGGCCATCGTCCAGTCCTCCTCCGTGGCCATCGCCCTCACATTGACGGCGCTGGCAAGCGGAGCGATCGGGCTTCATCATGCCGTATTCCTGGTCATCGGGCAGAATCTGGGTACGACCATCACCGCCGCGCTTGCGGCCGTCGGCGCATCGGTTCCGGCACGACGTGCCGCAACAGGGCATATCATATTCAATTTGGTCACGGGCACGCTCGCTTTCGTGCTGGCCGCCCCCCTCGTTGATTTCACCGGATGGCTGACGGGCGGGACACAGGACATGGCCATCCGGATTGCCGCATTCCACACCACGTTCAATGTGTTGGGTGCGATCGTGGCGCTTCCCCTGTTGTCCGCGCTGGTCTGGCTGGTGGTCCACCTCGTACCGGACCGGACGCCATCCATCGCCCGGAATCTGGACAAATCCCTGCTGCTCACACCGGCGGTTGCCATTGAAGCGGCCCACCGTGCCCTTCACAACGGCCTCCGGCAGGCGCTTCACGAACCCGACCGGGACGCCCTGTTCGCGCTTCGGGCCGATGTCCGGACCGTTCTTGAATTCATTGCGTCGCTGGGCCACAACGTGGACGACCCCGAATTGACCAAGCATAGACTGGACCTGGTACATGCAGGGGACCACTTGCAGCGACTCACCCGGGCTCGACTGGACGTGCCGTTTCCGGACGCTGACATCCCCCCGTTCATACGGGAGTTCCAGTCGGCCCATGCGCTCCTGGACACGGATGGAACGGTTTCACCGGCCGCTCTTGACGAATTGCGCATCCGCTCCCAAGGGCAAGCCGAACAGCGCCGGACGAGTCGGGAGAAAACCCTGGAGCAGACTGCCTTGGGTGAAGTGTCACCGGACGCCGCGCAGGACAGACTGCTCATGGAAGCCTGGCGCGATCGGGTGGCCTACCATGCCTGGCGATGCGCGCATCATCTATCCCGGCCCGACACACGTTGA
- a CDS encoding acyl-CoA desaturase encodes MSNRRVKFNNKQVADFVPEVRARVNAWFDETGKSKHADWRMVLKTIIILGGSVLTYALLLSGWFTPLQMLFLCILLGIGIAGIGFSVAHDALHGAYSSNDTVNRLLGYTFDLLGANGYMWKITHNVIHHTYTNIQGIDEDLTVSPILRLSPEAPLKWYHRFQTWYCFPAYSMATLNWLFVKDFQQFTKKNIGPYTDKKHPAKEWATLLIGKVVAITIVVAPLFVLDITWWQYLIGLLATHLTAGVILGVIFQLAHVVEGPEFPEPDEHGNMEYNWLIHEMHTTANFAADNRLLSWYIGGLNYQIEHHLFPQICSIHYPVIGRIVRETAHEYGVPYHYNPTLTAAIRSHQRMLRKFGRETHPDQTEAWA; translated from the coding sequence ATGTCCAACCGACGCGTCAAATTCAACAACAAGCAGGTTGCCGACTTCGTCCCTGAAGTACGTGCCCGTGTGAATGCCTGGTTCGACGAAACCGGGAAAAGCAAGCACGCCGATTGGCGGATGGTCCTGAAGACGATCATCATCCTCGGGGGGTCCGTCCTGACCTACGCGCTCCTGCTTTCCGGATGGTTCACCCCCTTGCAGATGCTTTTCCTTTGCATCCTCCTGGGTATCGGAATTGCCGGGATCGGATTTTCCGTCGCCCACGATGCGTTGCACGGGGCCTACTCGTCCAACGATACCGTGAACCGTCTTCTGGGGTATACTTTCGACTTGCTGGGTGCCAATGGATACATGTGGAAGATCACCCACAACGTCATCCACCATACGTATACGAACATCCAGGGCATTGACGAGGACCTGACGGTTTCTCCCATCCTGCGTCTGTCCCCGGAAGCCCCGCTGAAGTGGTATCATCGGTTCCAGACCTGGTATTGTTTTCCCGCCTACAGCATGGCGACGCTCAACTGGCTCTTTGTCAAGGATTTCCAGCAGTTCACCAAGAAGAACATCGGACCGTATACCGACAAGAAGCATCCGGCCAAGGAATGGGCCACCCTTCTCATTGGCAAGGTTGTGGCCATCACCATCGTAGTTGCGCCCCTCTTTGTCCTGGACATCACGTGGTGGCAGTACCTCATCGGACTCCTGGCCACCCACTTGACGGCCGGGGTCATCCTGGGAGTCATTTTCCAGTTGGCCCACGTCGTCGAAGGTCCTGAATTCCCGGAGCCGGACGAACATGGCAACATGGAATACAACTGGCTCATCCACGAAATGCACACCACGGCCAATTTCGCGGCCGACAACCGGTTGTTGTCCTGGTACATCGGGGGGTTGAATTACCAGATCGAGCATCATCTTTTCCCCCAGATCTGTTCCATCCACTATCCGGTCATCGGCCGGATCGTGCGGGAGACGGCCCATGAATATGGCGTACCGTACCACTACAATCCGACCTTGACGGCGGCCATCCGCTCCCATCAGCGCATGCTCCGCAAGTTCGGTCGGGAAACCCATCCTGACCAGACCGAAGCCTGGGCCTGA
- a CDS encoding cation:proton antiporter, whose amino-acid sequence MIPAATPSLLASVFTPHFAVTLPFLNELVALFVVAVLIAYVSYRFRLVPIVGFLIAGVIIGPSALGLVQNQELVDILAEIGVILLLFTIGMEFSLAKLSKISRSIFLGGGMQVGATIVLVVGVMLAFGLDIKAGIYTGCLVALSSTAIVLGLLSERGETDSPTGRLSLAILIFQDLAIILMVLIIPILAGEGSSAVEIGLILGKAVLLIVGILVLARKVVPWLLGIVARTGRQELFLLTVVAICFGTAAASSMAGVSLALGAFLAGLVVSESEYSDHAISEILPLRTIFNAVFFVSVGMLLDVSFLAEHALLVLAAAAAVIVVKILLTMGSVVILGYPLRIAAATGLALAQIGEFSFVLERAGRLEGLSPAGMGEPGAQTFIAATVLLMLLTPFQMQFSHRFGAFVARLPIPGRRDDNDSLPDASAQVDHLEDHVVVVGYGAAGRRLVQVLQDRQIPFVVVEMNPESVSELRKQGIRVVFGDASRSHILEAAHISEAKLCVLIINDATITPMIIRVARYMNPTLQIIARTRYLETMDGLQKAGADIVVPEEMETTVRIFSHVLGAYMIPREEVERQIGIIRSQDYGIMRGSIQEAHLMVLQGLDEDGMHTRAVAVREGTPADGRTLEELALRREHALTVLAVRRDGHTISSPAGDFRVRAGDRLVMVGTADRFAHCAGLFRKETPPEV is encoded by the coding sequence GTGATTCCTGCCGCCACTCCATCCCTGCTCGCTTCAGTGTTCACGCCTCACTTTGCCGTAACCCTTCCGTTCCTGAATGAGTTGGTGGCCCTGTTCGTGGTGGCCGTCCTCATTGCGTACGTTTCGTACCGGTTCAGGCTGGTCCCCATCGTGGGCTTCCTGATTGCCGGAGTGATCATTGGACCAAGCGCGCTCGGGCTCGTGCAGAACCAGGAACTGGTGGATATCCTGGCCGAGATCGGAGTCATCCTGCTGCTGTTTACCATCGGCATGGAATTCAGCCTGGCCAAGTTGTCGAAAATCAGTCGTTCGATATTCCTGGGCGGCGGGATGCAGGTCGGTGCCACCATTGTGTTGGTCGTCGGGGTCATGCTGGCCTTCGGACTGGACATCAAGGCAGGCATCTATACCGGATGCCTGGTTGCGCTGAGTTCCACGGCCATTGTACTCGGATTGCTGTCCGAACGGGGGGAAACCGACTCCCCCACGGGCCGACTGTCCCTGGCCATCCTGATTTTCCAGGATCTGGCCATCATCTTGATGGTGCTCATCATCCCGATCCTGGCCGGCGAAGGGAGCTCGGCTGTCGAAATCGGACTCATCCTGGGCAAGGCCGTCCTGCTCATCGTGGGCATCCTCGTCCTGGCCCGCAAGGTGGTCCCATGGCTGCTCGGCATTGTAGCCCGCACGGGGCGACAGGAGCTGTTCCTGCTGACCGTGGTCGCCATCTGTTTCGGTACGGCCGCAGCGTCGAGCATGGCCGGTGTCAGCCTGGCACTCGGCGCCTTCCTGGCCGGTCTGGTCGTCAGTGAGAGCGAGTACAGCGACCACGCCATCAGCGAGATCCTGCCACTCCGGACCATATTCAACGCCGTCTTCTTCGTGTCGGTGGGCATGCTGTTGGATGTCTCCTTCCTCGCTGAACACGCCCTTCTGGTCCTGGCGGCCGCAGCCGCCGTCATCGTGGTCAAGATCCTGCTTACGATGGGAAGTGTGGTCATCCTGGGGTATCCGCTCAGGATTGCCGCAGCCACCGGACTGGCCCTCGCCCAGATCGGCGAGTTTTCGTTCGTTCTGGAACGGGCGGGTCGCCTGGAGGGACTTTCCCCGGCGGGAATGGGCGAGCCGGGGGCCCAGACCTTCATTGCCGCCACAGTCCTGCTCATGCTGCTCACCCCTTTCCAGATGCAGTTTTCGCATCGGTTCGGCGCCTTCGTGGCACGACTCCCCATTCCCGGCCGACGGGACGACAACGACTCCTTGCCGGACGCGTCCGCGCAGGTCGACCACCTCGAGGATCATGTGGTGGTCGTCGGTTACGGAGCGGCAGGACGCCGTCTGGTCCAGGTCCTGCAGGACCGGCAAATCCCGTTCGTGGTCGTTGAGATGAATCCGGAGTCGGTCTCGGAACTCCGCAAGCAGGGCATCCGCGTGGTCTTCGGCGACGCATCGCGAAGCCACATCCTGGAAGCAGCCCACATTTCTGAAGCGAAGCTGTGCGTACTCATCATCAACGATGCCACGATCACGCCCATGATCATCCGGGTGGCACGCTACATGAATCCGACCCTCCAGATCATTGCCCGAACACGGTACCTGGAAACCATGGATGGCCTCCAGAAGGCGGGTGCGGATATCGTGGTGCCCGAGGAGATGGAAACCACGGTGCGGATTTTCTCCCACGTGCTCGGCGCCTACATGATTCCGCGGGAAGAAGTGGAACGTCAAATCGGCATCATCCGGTCCCAGGATTACGGCATCATGCGGGGCAGTATCCAGGAAGCCCATCTCATGGTGCTGCAGGGCCTGGACGAGGACGGCATGCATACCCGCGCCGTCGCGGTCCGGGAGGGCACACCGGCAGATGGAAGGACACTGGAAGAACTGGCATTGCGTCGCGAGCACGCCCTGACCGTACTCGCCGTCCGGCGCGACGGTCATACCATTTCAAGCCCGGCCGGTGATTTCCGTGTCCGGGCCGGGGACCGGTTGGTGATGGTCGGAACCGCCGACCGCTTCGCCCATTGCGCCGGGCTTTTCCGGAAAGAAACCCCACCAGAAGTATGA
- a CDS encoding lyase, giving the protein MNSTTRVLSTIFTVALLTACGSGTDTPAMEETPAEATSLTIQEWPVEWQDSRPRDPYVAPDGRVWFCGQRSGYLAVFDPATGEMTKYDLGEGAGPHNLIVDDAGMVWYAGNRRAHIGMLNPETGEITQYAMPREDARDPHTLIWAPDGNIWFTLQGSNMVGHLDRTTGEVQLLDVPTEGARPYGIWLDSNHEPWVALFGTNKLAHVEPATLTLTEIELPHEDTRPRRLVVTSDDRVWVGDYTRGYLGAYNPADGSYAEWALPSGASSRPYAMQVDEEDRVWVVETGVDPNLFVAFDTATETFLSPGPVPSGGGTVRHMYYDAAEGAIWFGTDTNYLGKATLP; this is encoded by the coding sequence ATGAACAGCACCACCCGAGTCCTTTCAACGATTTTCACGGTTGCCCTGCTCACAGCGTGCGGATCGGGCACGGATACCCCTGCCATGGAGGAAACCCCGGCCGAAGCCACGTCCCTGACCATCCAGGAATGGCCGGTCGAATGGCAGGACTCCCGCCCCCGGGATCCCTACGTGGCGCCAGACGGCCGCGTGTGGTTCTGTGGCCAACGCAGTGGATACCTCGCGGTATTCGACCCGGCGACCGGCGAAATGACCAAATACGACCTGGGCGAAGGGGCCGGACCGCACAATCTGATTGTGGATGATGCAGGCATGGTCTGGTACGCCGGAAACCGGCGCGCCCACATTGGCATGCTGAACCCGGAAACCGGCGAAATCACACAGTACGCCATGCCCCGTGAGGATGCCCGCGACCCCCACACGCTCATCTGGGCGCCCGACGGAAACATCTGGTTCACGCTCCAAGGATCGAACATGGTCGGTCATCTGGATCGCACAACGGGTGAGGTGCAGCTCCTGGATGTGCCCACCGAAGGTGCCCGCCCCTATGGTATCTGGCTGGATTCCAACCATGAGCCCTGGGTTGCCCTGTTCGGGACCAACAAACTGGCGCATGTGGAGCCGGCAACATTGACACTGACGGAAATCGAACTGCCGCACGAAGATACCCGCCCTCGGCGCCTGGTCGTCACGTCGGACGACCGTGTCTGGGTAGGCGACTATACGCGCGGTTACTTGGGCGCGTACAATCCGGCAGACGGATCGTACGCCGAGTGGGCCTTGCCGAGCGGTGCGTCGTCGCGGCCGTACGCCATGCAGGTGGACGAGGAGGATCGCGTATGGGTAGTGGAAACCGGTGTGGACCCGAATCTTTTCGTGGCCTTCGACACCGCCACGGAGACCTTTCTGAGCCCTGGACCCGTCCCCAGCGGTGGCGGCACCGTGCGCCACATGTACTATGACGCAGCAGAAGGGGCCATCTGGTTCGGCACGGACACCAATTACCTGGGCAAGGCGACGTTACCATAG